Proteins encoded within one genomic window of Dermatophilus congolensis:
- a CDS encoding ribonuclease HII: protein MRQGAALVAGMDEVGRGALAGPVSVGVCVVDANTRSAPVGLRDSKLISPTVRERLVEPIHRWACAWAVGHAEPEEIDEHGIMAALRLAGRRALTACGVIPDVVILDGKHDWLTDPSTVGLFAALPTDVEDASVCRSVPPVVTVVKGDRTCSSVAAASVLAKVERDGIMVERSAKHPVYGWDVNKGYASAAHRAALGRMGVSEQHRRSWNLGTCPTGVVGSDGAVVPEGQTSVAGCGTLPQRGAQSPDHT, encoded by the coding sequence ATGAGGCAGGGTGCTGCGCTCGTTGCTGGAATGGATGAGGTCGGTCGCGGCGCTTTGGCTGGTCCGGTCAGCGTTGGTGTGTGTGTCGTAGATGCCAATACACGCAGCGCCCCGGTTGGTTTGCGTGATTCCAAGCTCATCTCTCCAACGGTTCGTGAACGTCTTGTCGAACCTATTCACCGTTGGGCTTGCGCATGGGCAGTAGGGCATGCAGAGCCAGAAGAGATAGATGAGCACGGGATCATGGCTGCGTTGCGGCTAGCTGGTCGGCGAGCACTTACTGCTTGTGGCGTGATTCCGGATGTGGTGATTCTGGACGGCAAGCACGACTGGTTGACCGATCCTTCTACCGTGGGTCTTTTTGCTGCGCTTCCTACAGATGTTGAGGATGCCAGCGTATGTAGGTCTGTGCCCCCGGTTGTGACGGTGGTGAAAGGGGATCGGACGTGCTCTTCAGTGGCCGCTGCAAGTGTGTTGGCCAAGGTAGAGCGTGACGGCATCATGGTTGAGCGTTCCGCCAAGCATCCTGTGTATGGCTGGGATGTGAACAAGGGGTATGCCAGTGCGGCGCATCGTGCTGCGTTGGGTCGTATGGGTGTCTCTGAGCAGCACAGGCGTTCGTGGAACCTGGGCACATGTCCCACAGGTGTGGTGGGATCAGATGGGGCAGTCGTGCCTGAAGGGCAGACCAGCGTTGCTGGGTGTGGCACACTCCCACAGCGGGGCGCACAGTCGCCGGATCACACGTGA
- a CDS encoding RNA-binding protein, which translates to MLEEALEHLVKGIVENDEDVVVRKRPNRRGDVLEVRVHPEDLGRVIGRSGRTANALRTVVTALAGGRQVRVDIVDTDRES; encoded by the coding sequence GTGCTTGAGGAAGCCCTCGAACACCTGGTCAAGGGCATCGTCGAGAACGACGAGGACGTCGTGGTTCGTAAGCGCCCTAATCGTCGTGGTGACGTGCTCGAGGTTCGCGTTCATCCCGAGGATTTGGGTCGCGTGATCGGCCGTTCTGGTCGTACGGCGAATGCGCTGCGTACGGTAGTCACCGCTTTGGCTGGTGGCCGTCAGGTTCGTGTCGACATTGTTGATACGGACCGCGAGTCCTAA
- the trmD gene encoding tRNA (guanosine(37)-N1)-methyltransferase TrmD, translated as MRIDVVTIFPEYLAPLDLSLIGKARREGLVDLRAHDLREVTTDRHHTVDDTPYGGGAGMVMKPDVWGQALDRILAEAASTDGEGKHPRLIVPGPGGVPFSQALAHELASEDHLVFACGRYEGIDERVYEYARGAFDGRVDIVSLGDYVLNGGEVAVLTMTEAVVRLLPGVVGNAESLVEESHEDGLLEYPVYTKPATWRGMSVPDVLLSGDHGRIAQWRHEQRLMRTWLRRPDLLPASAVPEVVAGGLEAAISVAVPGDAGELFTLVKAVAPSMADSLVDGQGGAVTHVCRLGGRLVGMVRHRRVCDEAGVAVAREIEVLAVVPDLVRRGIGRALLQVATGGDGRRLPVRLPGQVEDVQRVSAFMRACGYRPGRRAGEWSRKK; from the coding sequence GTGCGTATTGATGTCGTGACGATTTTTCCGGAGTACTTGGCGCCGCTTGATTTGTCGTTGATTGGTAAGGCACGGCGTGAGGGGTTGGTAGATCTGCGGGCCCATGATTTACGGGAGGTGACTACTGATCGGCATCACACCGTTGATGACACTCCTTATGGAGGTGGCGCTGGGATGGTGATGAAGCCGGATGTGTGGGGTCAGGCTTTGGATCGGATTCTTGCTGAGGCGGCCTCAACTGATGGGGAGGGTAAGCATCCTCGGTTGATCGTTCCTGGTCCTGGTGGTGTTCCTTTTTCGCAGGCCTTGGCGCATGAGTTGGCCAGCGAGGATCATTTGGTCTTTGCGTGTGGGCGTTATGAGGGCATCGATGAGCGTGTGTATGAGTATGCGCGGGGTGCCTTTGATGGTCGGGTGGACATTGTGTCGTTGGGGGATTATGTCCTCAATGGTGGTGAGGTGGCAGTGCTGACGATGACAGAGGCAGTGGTGCGGCTGTTGCCTGGTGTGGTAGGTAATGCTGAGTCTTTGGTGGAGGAGTCGCATGAGGATGGGTTGCTTGAGTATCCGGTGTATACGAAGCCGGCGACGTGGCGTGGCATGTCTGTTCCTGATGTGTTGCTTTCTGGTGACCATGGCCGTATTGCGCAGTGGCGGCATGAGCAGCGTTTGATGCGTACGTGGTTGCGTCGCCCGGATTTGTTGCCGGCTTCTGCGGTGCCGGAGGTAGTTGCTGGTGGTTTGGAGGCAGCAATTAGTGTTGCTGTTCCGGGGGATGCGGGTGAGTTGTTTACTTTGGTCAAAGCGGTTGCGCCTTCAATGGCGGATTCTTTGGTTGATGGTCAGGGTGGGGCAGTGACGCATGTGTGTCGCCTTGGTGGGCGTTTGGTGGGGATGGTGCGCCATCGGCGTGTGTGTGATGAGGCGGGTGTGGCTGTCGCGCGGGAAATTGAGGTGTTGGCAGTGGTTCCTGACTTGGTTCGGCGCGGGATAGGCAGGGCTCTTTTGCAGGTGGCTACTGGTGGTGATGGTCGGCGTTTGCCTGTGCGTTTGCCTGGTCAGGTGGAAGATGTCCAGAGGGTCTCTGCTTTTATGCGGGCTTGTGGGTATCGTCCGGGGCGCAGGGCAGGAGAGTGGAGTCGTAAGAAGTAG
- a CDS encoding DUF2469 domain-containing protein translates to MSAEDLEKYETDMELQLYREYRDVVGLFSHVVETERRFYLCNSVDVKVRSDGGEVYFDVSMSDAWVWDVYRPARFVKNVRVVTFKDVNIEELAKNDLEIADEDFGA, encoded by the coding sequence ATGAGCGCCGAGGATCTCGAGAAGTACGAGACCGACATGGAGCTGCAGCTCTACCGTGAATACAGGGACGTTGTCGGGCTGTTTTCCCACGTCGTGGAAACCGAGCGTCGTTTTTACCTGTGTAACTCGGTGGATGTGAAAGTACGTAGCGATGGCGGCGAGGTTTATTTCGATGTCTCGATGAGCGATGCATGGGTGTGGGATGTTTACCGCCCGGCACGGTTCGTCAAAAACGTCCGTGTAGTGACGTTTAAAGATGTGAACATCGAGGAACTTGCAAAGAATGACCTCGAAATCGCAGACGAAGATTTCGGCGCCTGA
- a CDS encoding response regulator transcription factor produces the protein MKDPTTPITVAVVNDYPIVVAGVAHLLASDPRITVVEHAANTTPRSRVDIALFDTFAAGDHLENDVIPLLEAPYIGKVIIYSWDPQDAHARQAMALGAAGFLDKRISAEQLADALISIHTGKHTHIQAPDHTTPGVKKWPGQTAGLSPREAEVVALITQGFTNDQIAQSCYLSINSVKSYIRSAYRKMGVERRSQAVLWGIQNGMQPQTIRTSI, from the coding sequence GTGAAAGACCCCACCACTCCCATCACTGTCGCCGTCGTCAACGACTACCCCATCGTTGTCGCGGGCGTAGCCCACTTACTCGCCAGTGACCCGCGCATCACAGTGGTCGAACACGCCGCCAACACCACTCCCCGCTCCCGGGTCGACATTGCCCTCTTCGACACCTTCGCAGCCGGAGACCACCTCGAAAACGACGTCATTCCCCTTCTCGAAGCCCCCTACATCGGCAAAGTCATCATTTACTCCTGGGACCCACAAGATGCCCACGCCCGCCAAGCCATGGCCCTAGGCGCCGCAGGTTTCCTCGACAAACGCATAAGCGCTGAACAGCTCGCCGACGCACTCATCAGCATCCACACCGGCAAACACACCCACATCCAAGCACCCGACCACACAACACCTGGCGTCAAGAAATGGCCAGGTCAAACAGCTGGCCTTTCTCCCCGGGAAGCAGAAGTAGTCGCCCTGATCACCCAAGGGTTCACCAACGACCAAATCGCCCAATCCTGCTACCTATCCATTAACTCAGTGAAGTCCTACATCCGATCCGCATACCGAAAAATGGGTGTAGAACGTCGTTCACAAGCCGTGTTGTGGGGAATCCAAAACGGCATGCAGCCTCAGACCATACGGACCAGCATCTAA
- the rplS gene encoding 50S ribosomal protein L19, translated as MQKLDVVDAASLRDDIPEFRAGDTVKVHVKVVEGNRTRVQVFQGVVIRRHGAGVRETYTVRKVSFGVGVERTFPVHTPIVEKIEVVSRGIVRRAKLYYLRNLHGKAAKIREKR; from the coding sequence ATGCAGAAGCTCGATGTAGTTGATGCCGCTAGCCTTCGTGATGACATCCCTGAGTTCCGCGCCGGTGACACAGTCAAGGTTCACGTGAAGGTTGTTGAAGGTAACCGCACTCGTGTCCAGGTGTTCCAGGGCGTTGTGATCCGTCGCCACGGTGCCGGTGTTCGCGAGACCTACACCGTTCGTAAGGTCAGCTTCGGTGTTGGTGTGGAGCGTACTTTCCCGGTCCACACTCCTATCGTGGAGAAGATCGAGGTTGTCTCCCGCGGTATCGTGCGTCGCGCCAAGCTGTACTACCTGCGTAACCTGCACGGTAAGGCAGCTAAGATCCGCGAGAAGCGTTGA
- a CDS encoding GNAT family N-acetyltransferase, protein MSGHSANRPGWVSPPVRRVSGVVREPLTAWGERVWVAPVCADDLEPYGRALALSADRIRVWNPVDPRDLETHLRFQTSAHRTFVIHAVEPIADAGHDIVGVVNVTGVVRGRAMSAAVGYNAYDPYQGRGLFAEGFRLVVDVVFEAEPLGMGLHRVEASVQPGNVRSAGLLRSVGFRRRGFWPAYLWLGDERGVHAWRDHETYGMTVEEWPAVPFSVGSVPSPVVVVGPQWGDAGVELAVQLEVPFIAAGVVEALGDEGLGALLRGVRGAVIELPRPTDEGQVRRVEVAMRLAGADVGAELTVAGDVAPVGRHRVVALALRARSEAHAAVRGVRPV, encoded by the coding sequence ATGTCGGGGCATTCGGCGAATCGTCCGGGGTGGGTTTCGCCGCCGGTTCGGAGGGTTTCTGGTGTGGTGAGGGAGCCGTTGACTGCTTGGGGTGAGCGGGTGTGGGTGGCTCCGGTGTGTGCGGATGATCTTGAGCCGTATGGGCGTGCTTTGGCGTTGTCTGCGGATCGGATTCGGGTGTGGAATCCGGTGGATCCGCGTGACTTGGAGACGCATTTGCGGTTTCAGACGAGTGCCCACCGGACGTTTGTGATTCATGCGGTGGAGCCGATTGCTGATGCAGGGCATGACATTGTCGGGGTGGTGAATGTGACGGGGGTGGTGCGCGGTCGTGCGATGAGTGCTGCGGTGGGGTACAACGCTTATGACCCGTATCAGGGTAGGGGTTTGTTTGCTGAGGGGTTTCGGTTGGTTGTTGATGTGGTGTTTGAGGCGGAACCTTTGGGGATGGGTTTGCATCGGGTGGAGGCGTCTGTGCAGCCGGGGAATGTGCGTTCGGCTGGTTTGTTGCGGTCGGTGGGGTTTCGGCGGAGGGGTTTTTGGCCTGCATATTTGTGGTTGGGGGATGAGCGTGGTGTGCATGCGTGGCGGGATCATGAGACGTATGGGATGACGGTTGAAGAGTGGCCTGCGGTGCCGTTTTCGGTGGGGTCAGTGCCTTCTCCGGTGGTTGTGGTTGGTCCGCAGTGGGGGGATGCGGGGGTTGAGTTGGCGGTGCAGTTAGAGGTGCCTTTTATTGCTGCAGGGGTGGTTGAGGCGTTGGGTGATGAGGGTTTAGGTGCGTTGTTGAGGGGTGTTCGGGGGGCGGTGATTGAGTTGCCGCGTCCTACCGATGAGGGGCAGGTGCGTCGTGTTGAGGTGGCGATGAGGTTGGCGGGTGCTGATGTGGGTGCTGAGTTGACTGTTGCTGGTGATGTTGCGCCGGTGGGGCGGCATCGTGTGGTGGCCTTGGCTTTGCGTGCGCGTTCTGAGGCGCATGCTGCGGTTAGGGGGGTTCGCCCTGTTTGA
- a CDS encoding Dyp-type peroxidase — translation MTDEEFGVTPSRRSFLSTGAIAGWGAATAFGLAGLARAEAGGQRADNRPDQAIPATDTPHGGDTIAFYGEHQPGVDTPAQAHANFVALELDDDIDKEGLRRLMRILTDDAARLMAGRGALADSEPELAAFPSRLSVTFGFGPEFVRRAGGQGPGWLRPLPKFKVDRLEPEWSGGDLFLTIGSDDPTALSHATRMLLKDTRSFATVKWNQPGFRHARDTLAPGTTMRNLFGQVDGTVNASAGTPEFARQVWIPTGPFAGGTGVVVRRIRMDLDTWDEVDPAAREHSIGRRIDNGAPLTGKHEQDEPDFAAVTESGFPVISQFAHMRRARSDDPRHKIVRRGYSYEVPVLAGQKDASGIGTDAGLIFVAYAADVDAQFVPIQRRLDEADLLNTWTTPIGSAVFVIPPGCKKGGYIGETLLE, via the coding sequence GTGACGGACGAAGAGTTTGGTGTGACTCCTTCCCGGCGTTCGTTCCTCTCAACGGGAGCGATCGCCGGGTGGGGGGCGGCGACAGCTTTTGGGCTTGCCGGGCTTGCCCGAGCTGAGGCAGGGGGCCAGCGGGCAGATAATCGCCCAGACCAGGCCATCCCTGCTACTGATACCCCGCATGGAGGGGACACGATTGCGTTTTATGGCGAGCATCAGCCGGGGGTGGATACTCCGGCACAGGCTCACGCCAATTTTGTGGCGCTTGAACTCGATGACGACATTGATAAGGAAGGGTTGCGCCGTCTCATGCGCATCCTGACTGATGATGCGGCTCGTCTTATGGCAGGGCGAGGTGCGTTAGCTGACAGCGAGCCGGAATTAGCTGCCTTTCCTTCGCGGTTGTCAGTGACGTTTGGGTTTGGTCCTGAGTTTGTGCGCCGCGCTGGAGGGCAGGGGCCTGGTTGGTTGCGTCCTTTGCCGAAGTTCAAGGTGGATCGGCTTGAACCTGAGTGGAGCGGTGGGGATCTTTTTCTCACGATTGGGTCTGATGATCCGACGGCTCTTTCGCACGCTACGCGCATGCTCCTGAAAGACACACGGAGTTTCGCGACAGTGAAGTGGAATCAACCGGGGTTTCGGCATGCGCGTGACACGCTGGCACCTGGTACGACGATGCGTAACTTGTTTGGCCAGGTCGATGGCACGGTGAACGCTTCTGCGGGAACACCTGAGTTTGCGCGTCAGGTGTGGATCCCAACAGGTCCGTTTGCGGGTGGGACGGGCGTTGTTGTTCGTCGCATCCGCATGGATTTGGATACGTGGGATGAGGTTGATCCTGCGGCCCGGGAGCACAGTATTGGTCGTCGTATCGATAATGGTGCGCCTTTGACGGGCAAGCATGAGCAGGATGAGCCAGATTTCGCGGCTGTTACCGAGAGTGGGTTTCCTGTTATCTCGCAGTTCGCGCATATGCGCCGGGCTCGCAGCGATGATCCACGTCACAAAATTGTGCGTCGTGGCTATAGCTATGAGGTCCCAGTGCTGGCAGGGCAGAAGGATGCTTCTGGAATTGGCACGGATGCTGGGCTCATTTTTGTTGCCTACGCCGCAGATGTGGATGCGCAGTTCGTTCCTATCCAGCGCCGTTTGGATGAGGCAGATTTGTTGAATACGTGGACTACGCCGATTGGTTCTGCTGTTTTTGTTATCCCGCCTGGGTGCAAAAAGGGTGGTTATATTGGCGAAACCTTGCTCGAGTAG
- a CDS encoding amidohydrolase family protein — protein MSMRGVGQECQGRVLHLTGRINVSADDVRDEVWVVGGRITFTRPVGVEVERISGHVLPGLVDAHCHVGLESQGAVERGRALEHALAERDAGVLLIRDAGSPADTRWLDERGDLPRIVRAGRHIARTKRYIRNYAHEVEPELLVECVRGEARRGDGWVKLVGDWIDRQRGDLSPCWPVEVLGEAVEVAHAEGARVTAHCFAEQSLRDCVTAGVDCVEHATGLVADTIEAFARAGVAIVPTLVNIANFPDFARAGRAKFPSYAAHMLDLYGRRYETVSAAHEAGVAIYAGTDAGGRVPHGLLALEVVELAKTRLGNVGAVGAASWAARSWLGYPGIEEGAPADLVVYLDDPREDVRVLVRPHCTVLGGVVW, from the coding sequence ATGAGCATGCGTGGTGTGGGGCAGGAGTGTCAGGGGCGAGTTCTTCATCTGACGGGGCGTATTAATGTTTCGGCAGATGATGTGCGTGATGAGGTGTGGGTGGTTGGTGGGCGGATTACGTTTACGCGGCCTGTGGGGGTGGAGGTGGAGCGTATTTCAGGGCATGTATTGCCTGGCTTGGTGGATGCGCATTGTCATGTGGGGTTGGAGTCGCAGGGGGCGGTTGAGCGGGGGCGTGCGTTAGAGCATGCGTTGGCTGAGCGTGATGCGGGGGTGCTGCTCATTCGGGATGCGGGTAGTCCTGCGGATACGCGGTGGTTGGATGAGCGTGGTGATCTGCCTCGGATTGTTCGGGCGGGGCGTCATATTGCGCGGACGAAGCGGTATATCCGCAATTATGCGCATGAGGTGGAGCCGGAGTTGTTGGTGGAGTGTGTTCGTGGTGAGGCGCGTCGTGGTGATGGGTGGGTGAAGTTGGTGGGGGATTGGATTGATCGTCAGCGGGGTGATTTGTCGCCATGTTGGCCTGTAGAGGTGCTTGGTGAGGCTGTGGAGGTGGCTCATGCGGAGGGTGCGCGGGTGACGGCGCATTGTTTTGCTGAGCAGTCGTTGCGTGATTGTGTGACGGCAGGGGTTGATTGTGTTGAGCATGCGACGGGGCTTGTTGCTGACACGATTGAGGCGTTTGCTCGGGCTGGTGTCGCGATTGTGCCGACGTTGGTGAATATTGCGAATTTTCCTGATTTTGCTAGGGCTGGTCGGGCGAAGTTTCCTTCGTATGCAGCGCATATGTTGGATCTTTATGGGCGTCGTTATGAGACGGTGAGCGCTGCGCATGAGGCGGGAGTGGCGATTTATGCGGGTACGGATGCTGGTGGTCGGGTGCCGCATGGTTTGTTGGCGTTAGAGGTCGTTGAGTTGGCCAAGACGCGGCTGGGCAATGTTGGTGCGGTTGGTGCGGCGTCGTGGGCTGCGAGGTCGTGGTTGGGCTATCCGGGTATTGAGGAGGGTGCGCCGGCGGATCTTGTTGTTTATCTGGATGATCCGCGTGAGGATGTGCGGGTGTTGGTGAGGCCGCATTGCACTGTTTTGGGTGGGGTGGTGTGGTGA
- the lepB gene encoding signal peptidase I: MSNTHNSPEHGGETGARGDNRGFRRRPNRSSSPGGGNSTSVLGSMWAFVRELVIIVVFALIISFIVKTWLLQSFYIPSGSMRNTLIEDDRVVVSKLTPDLFDIKRGDIVVFEDPGGWLPPSMPRPRSGVAKVLSWVGVLPEDEGNHLIKRVVGLPGDHVECCTADGKLTVNGQPIDEPYVFPGTPPSSVTFNITVPPGKLWVMGDNRDHSSDSRFHDKPSSNGTEGSVPIANVVGRAFAVIWPLNRATWLSDYPQVFSKVPNASQNPSKRSSAVKEEKGSHSAPLGTGSTPHASAVR, from the coding sequence ATGAGTAATACGCACAATTCGCCAGAACATGGTGGCGAGACCGGCGCGCGAGGGGATAACCGCGGTTTTCGGCGTAGGCCAAACCGCTCGTCATCTCCTGGCGGAGGCAACAGCACGAGTGTGCTGGGGTCAATGTGGGCGTTTGTGCGTGAACTAGTGATCATTGTCGTTTTTGCCTTGATCATCTCGTTCATCGTGAAGACATGGCTGCTGCAGTCTTTCTATATCCCTTCCGGATCCATGCGTAACACCTTGATTGAGGATGATCGTGTGGTGGTCTCGAAGCTGACGCCAGACCTTTTCGATATCAAGCGTGGCGACATCGTGGTGTTCGAGGATCCAGGTGGCTGGTTGCCGCCGTCGATGCCGCGTCCACGTTCCGGGGTGGCCAAGGTGCTCAGTTGGGTGGGGGTTCTTCCTGAGGATGAAGGGAACCACTTGATTAAGCGTGTCGTGGGGCTTCCTGGCGATCACGTGGAGTGCTGCACAGCGGATGGAAAGCTGACTGTTAATGGTCAACCGATCGACGAACCGTATGTTTTCCCTGGTACGCCGCCCAGTAGTGTCACTTTTAACATCACTGTTCCGCCTGGAAAATTGTGGGTGATGGGTGACAATCGTGACCATTCGAGTGACTCGCGATTCCATGACAAGCCTTCGAGTAATGGGACGGAAGGGTCCGTCCCGATCGCTAATGTTGTGGGCCGGGCATTTGCTGTGATCTGGCCGCTGAACCGTGCGACGTGGTTGAGCGATTATCCGCAAGTTTTTTCGAAAGTGCCTAACGCATCACAAAATCCGTCAAAAAGGTCGTCTGCGGTGAAGGAAGAGAAGGGTTCGCATAGCGCTCCGCTGGGTACCGGAAGCACCCCGCATGCTTCCGCCGTACGGTGA
- the rpsP gene encoding 30S ribosomal protein S16 has product MAVKIRLKRMGKIRTPFYRVVVMDSRTKRDGRAIEEIGVYHPTKQPSVIEIDSERAQYWLGVGAKPTEQVEALLKVTGDWQKFKGEEGAEGTYKTAEPKPSKKELYEAALAAADQADEKFAKNPPKKKSELRAEKEAAAAAESAQDEAPAEEAEKDEA; this is encoded by the coding sequence GTGGCAGTCAAGATCCGTTTGAAGCGTATGGGTAAGATCCGCACCCCGTTCTACCGCGTTGTAGTGATGGACTCGCGCACTAAGCGCGATGGTCGCGCGATCGAAGAGATCGGTGTTTACCACCCCACGAAGCAGCCTTCTGTGATTGAGATCGACTCTGAGCGCGCGCAGTACTGGCTGGGTGTTGGCGCTAAGCCGACGGAGCAGGTTGAGGCCTTGTTGAAGGTCACTGGTGACTGGCAGAAGTTCAAGGGCGAGGAAGGTGCTGAGGGCACCTACAAGACGGCTGAGCCGAAGCCCTCGAAGAAGGAGCTTTACGAAGCTGCTCTTGCTGCTGCTGACCAGGCTGACGAGAAGTTCGCGAAGAACCCTCCGAAGAAGAAGTCTGAGCTGCGTGCTGAGAAGGAAGCCGCTGCGGCTGCGGAGTCTGCTCAGGATGAGGCTCCGGCTGAAGAAGCAGAGAAGGACGAGGCCTGA
- a CDS encoding SDR family oxidoreductase, which translates to MSDLYAIDKTARQLASPNGGFPAQEQQHPGHTKAMNPLPDHGEKTWVGHGRLTGLKAFITGGDSGIGRAVAIAFAREGADIAINYLPSEEEDAQDVRTWVERENRTCALLPGDLQDETTARRIVEDAATQLNGLDIIVNNAGFQWARREEGLPSVTTDELDQVMKTNLYALFWICQQALPHLSRGASIINVSSIQAYDPSVSLIDYAATKAAINNFTANLAAELGPRGIRVNAVAPGPIWTPLQPATKGGDSMPTFGTDTPLGRGGQPVECAGAFVFLASPAEASYVTGTVIGVTGGKPIF; encoded by the coding sequence ATGAGCGACCTCTACGCCATCGACAAAACCGCCCGCCAGCTTGCCTCCCCAAACGGCGGATTCCCCGCCCAAGAACAGCAACACCCTGGACACACCAAAGCAATGAACCCCCTGCCCGACCACGGCGAAAAAACCTGGGTCGGCCACGGAAGACTCACTGGACTCAAAGCCTTCATCACTGGCGGCGACTCAGGCATCGGCCGAGCCGTAGCAATCGCATTCGCCCGCGAAGGCGCCGACATAGCCATCAACTACCTCCCCAGCGAAGAAGAAGACGCCCAAGACGTCCGCACCTGGGTCGAGCGCGAAAACCGCACCTGCGCCCTCCTACCGGGAGACCTCCAAGACGAAACCACCGCACGCCGCATCGTCGAAGACGCAGCAACACAACTCAACGGCCTCGACATCATCGTCAACAACGCCGGATTCCAATGGGCACGTCGCGAAGAAGGACTACCTTCGGTCACTACCGACGAACTCGATCAAGTCATGAAAACCAACCTCTACGCCCTGTTCTGGATCTGCCAGCAAGCCCTCCCCCACCTCAGCCGCGGCGCAAGCATCATCAACGTCAGCTCAATCCAGGCATACGACCCATCCGTATCCCTCATCGACTACGCAGCAACCAAAGCCGCCATTAACAATTTCACCGCCAACCTCGCTGCCGAACTCGGCCCCCGCGGAATCCGTGTCAACGCCGTCGCCCCCGGGCCCATCTGGACACCACTACAACCAGCCACCAAAGGCGGCGACTCCATGCCAACCTTCGGCACAGACACCCCTCTAGGGCGAGGCGGACAACCCGTAGAGTGTGCCGGCGCTTTCGTCTTCCTGGCCAGCCCCGCCGAAGCGTCCTACGTCACTGGCACCGTCATCGGAGTAACCGGCGGAAAACCCATCTTCTAA
- the rimM gene encoding ribosome maturation factor RimM (Essential for efficient processing of 16S rRNA), producing MQVRVARIGKPHGLRGEATVQLFTDSPEERFVPGAKFVTEPVDAGPLTVRSARVHKGIWLLGFEEAADRSAVELLRDVRLFVDAGAEDEDEVDEGVEDGFYEADLLGLSVETVSGEQVGVVSALYTRPAQDLLEVSLADGGQALVPFVDELVPEVDLAGGRVVIDPPVGLLELGREQDGE from the coding sequence ATGCAGGTTCGGGTGGCGCGGATTGGTAAGCCGCATGGTTTGCGGGGTGAAGCGACGGTGCAGTTGTTTACTGACTCACCGGAAGAACGTTTTGTTCCTGGGGCGAAGTTTGTGACGGAGCCGGTAGATGCCGGGCCATTGACGGTACGTAGCGCGCGAGTGCACAAGGGGATTTGGCTGCTGGGTTTTGAGGAGGCGGCTGACCGTAGCGCGGTGGAGTTGTTGCGTGATGTGCGGCTGTTCGTTGATGCCGGGGCAGAAGACGAAGATGAGGTGGATGAAGGTGTAGAGGATGGTTTTTATGAGGCAGATTTGCTGGGGCTGTCAGTAGAGACTGTTAGCGGTGAGCAGGTTGGGGTGGTCAGTGCGCTCTATACGCGTCCGGCGCAGGATTTGTTAGAGGTCTCGTTGGCTGACGGTGGGCAAGCGTTGGTTCCGTTTGTTGATGAGCTTGTGCCTGAGGTGGATTTGGCGGGTGGTCGTGTGGTGATTGATCCGCCTGTGGGGTTGTTGGAGCTGGGGCGTGAGCAGGATGGGGAGTAG
- a CDS encoding copper chaperone PCu(A)C, which produces MTTFSLSRSRKISRRGTTTIAVLAAAVLLTACGGGGDHSSNHGAAQTTQANESSPINAHDPWVKAAASGNSALFGTLANNSDKDITITAVSSPAAGSVQMHETKKDASGAMVMSEVKGGFKIPAHGQHELKPGGDHIMLMGLKGALKAGEQVEFTAMTSDGGSFKVTAPVKDFSGANENYDHGTASPTDHDHGDHDHSGHDHGDGKHEGHDHMHGSGKAASSAAHS; this is translated from the coding sequence ATGACTACTTTTTCTTTGTCTCGTTCGCGCAAAATTTCTCGCCGTGGAACTACTACCATCGCGGTCCTGGCTGCTGCGGTGCTTCTTACGGCGTGTGGAGGTGGTGGGGACCATAGCTCCAATCACGGTGCTGCGCAAACGACGCAGGCGAACGAGTCCAGCCCCATCAATGCGCACGATCCGTGGGTGAAAGCGGCAGCTTCGGGAAATTCGGCTCTTTTTGGAACGCTTGCCAACAACAGCGATAAGGACATCACCATCACTGCGGTGAGCAGCCCTGCAGCTGGGTCAGTGCAAATGCATGAGACGAAGAAGGACGCTTCGGGCGCCATGGTGATGAGTGAGGTCAAGGGCGGTTTTAAGATTCCTGCGCATGGTCAGCATGAGCTCAAACCCGGTGGTGACCACATCATGTTGATGGGGTTGAAGGGGGCGTTGAAGGCAGGTGAGCAGGTCGAGTTCACTGCAATGACCAGCGATGGCGGTTCTTTCAAAGTTACTGCGCCAGTGAAGGATTTCAGCGGCGCGAATGAGAACTATGACCACGGTACGGCATCCCCGACCGACCACGACCATGGCGATCATGACCACAGCGGTCATGACCATGGCGATGGCAAGCATGAGGGCCATGACCACATGCACGGATCTGGGAAAGCTGCTTCCTCGGCGGCGCATTCGTGA